A genomic segment from Gilvibacter sp. SZ-19 encodes:
- a CDS encoding DUF4294 domain-containing protein, with product MKKNLLLYICIALLAYSANTQAQDERENATIEIDSTERFFYFVEGDTIPREFIDLDEVVLLNKLEFNSKEDRRRYLILRRKTRKVYPYAKLASERLTSLQQRLDSIEDKSQRKKYTKRIQKYIEGEFSDRLKKLTRTEGQILVKLIYRQTGRTAFDLVKELRTGWRAFWYNTTASMFDISLKEEYKPFEVKEDYLIEDILERSFQANLLERQKPAFDIDFLDLTDHWDNQ from the coding sequence ATGAAAAAGAACCTACTCCTATATATATGTATTGCTCTATTGGCTTACAGTGCTAATACTCAGGCGCAAGATGAGCGGGAAAACGCTACCATAGAAATAGATAGCACCGAACGCTTCTTCTATTTTGTAGAAGGAGACACCATACCCAGAGAGTTCATAGATCTTGATGAGGTAGTGCTGCTCAATAAGCTCGAGTTCAATTCTAAAGAAGATCGCAGACGCTATTTGATCCTCAGACGTAAAACCCGCAAAGTGTATCCCTATGCCAAGCTTGCCTCCGAACGTTTGACCTCTTTGCAACAGCGCCTAGACAGTATAGAAGACAAGAGCCAGCGCAAGAAATACACCAAGCGCATTCAGAAATATATTGAAGGGGAGTTCTCAGATCGCCTCAAAAAGCTCACCCGCACCGAAGGGCAGATCTTGGTCAAACTCATTTACAGACAAACCGGCCGCACGGCTTTTGATCTGGTCAAAGAACTCCGTACCGGTTGGCGTGCCTTTTGGTACAATACCACCGCAAGCATGTTCGACATTTCGCTCAAAGAAGAATACAAACCTTTTGAGGTCAAAGAGGACTATCTGATCGAGGATATCTTAGAGCGATCTTTCCAAGCCAATCTGCTAGAGCGTCAAAAGCCTGCCTTCGACATTGATTTTCTGGATCTTACCGATCATTGGGACAACCAATAG
- a CDS encoding M42 family metallopeptidase, translating to MAKSILNKKSMAFLEAYLNNAAPTGYEWDGQKLWMEYLKPYVDTFITDTYGSAVGVINPDAPYKVVIEGHADEISWYVNYITDNGLLYVIRNGGSDHQIAPSKVVNIHTKKGIVKGVFGWPAIHTRNRAKEEAPKPENIFIDIGAKDKKEVEKMGVHVGCVITYPDEFHVLNKDKFVCRALDNRMGGFMVAEVARLIKENKKKLPFGLYVTNSVQEEIGLRGAQMIAERIQPNAAIVTDVTHDTTTPMIDKKKQGHQKIGEGPVIAYAPAVQQKLRDLIIEAAEENDIPFQRSALSRATGTDTDAFAYSNSGVASALISLPLRYMHTTVEMVHREDVENVIKLIYESVLKIKDGESFSYFD from the coding sequence ATGGCAAAATCCATATTAAACAAAAAATCTATGGCCTTTTTGGAGGCCTACCTCAATAATGCCGCCCCCACAGGTTACGAGTGGGACGGACAAAAACTCTGGATGGAGTACCTAAAGCCTTACGTTGATACCTTTATTACCGACACTTACGGATCTGCCGTTGGAGTGATCAATCCTGACGCTCCCTATAAGGTTGTTATTGAAGGGCATGCTGATGAGATCTCCTGGTATGTTAATTATATTACAGACAACGGTTTATTGTACGTGATACGCAATGGAGGAAGCGACCACCAGATAGCGCCTTCTAAGGTAGTGAACATCCATACTAAAAAAGGAATTGTAAAGGGTGTATTTGGTTGGCCTGCTATACACACGCGCAATCGCGCTAAAGAAGAAGCGCCGAAACCGGAGAACATCTTTATCGACATTGGAGCCAAAGACAAAAAGGAAGTGGAAAAGATGGGTGTACACGTTGGTTGTGTGATCACCTACCCGGATGAGTTCCATGTATTGAATAAGGACAAATTTGTTTGCCGTGCTTTAGACAACCGCATGGGTGGTTTTATGGTGGCCGAGGTTGCCCGTCTTATTAAAGAGAACAAGAAGAAATTGCCTTTTGGACTCTATGTGACCAATTCGGTTCAGGAAGAGATAGGTTTGCGCGGAGCACAAATGATCGCCGAGCGTATTCAACCAAATGCAGCCATTGTGACCGATGTGACTCACGACACCACTACCCCAATGATCGATAAGAAAAAGCAAGGACATCAAAAGATCGGTGAAGGTCCCGTGATCGCTTATGCTCCGGCTGTACAGCAAAAATTGCGCGACTTGATCATAGAAGCTGCAGAAGAAAATGACATCCCGTTCCAACGATCTGCCTTGTCTAGAGCCACAGGTACAGACACCGACGCCTTTGCCTATAGCAATAGCGGGGTTGCCTCTGCCCTTATCTCTTTACCACTGCGCTATATGCACACCACGGTTGAGATGGTACACCGAGAAGATGTGGAAAATGTCATTAAACTAATTTATGAATCTGTACTTAAGATCAAAGATGGCGAGAGCTTCAGCTATTTTGATTAA
- a CDS encoding MBOAT family protein produces the protein MLFNSFSFGLFLPIAFLVYWAVGRQHIKRQNLVLLVASYIFYGMWDWRFLSLIFASSLVDFYVGIYLPKAKDQFRKNSILAFSVLWNLGVLFLFKYYNFFIAGFSELFALNTEDYVFSSLRVILPVGLSFYTFQTLSYSIDVYRGRFKPSTNLLNFLCFVSFFPQLVAGPIERARNLLPQFDKERKFDLELAKDGLRQILWGLFKKVVVADNAAVVVNTIYASPEDHGSLSLLYASALFFFQIYCDFAGYSDIAIGTARLFGFRLSKNFNIPYLSRSVAEFWQRWHITLTKWFTDYVYGPLAKNSKNYVVRTGALFVSMGLIGLWHGANWTFIVFGLFQALTISIERIPVKIKGKVVNINYYLTKMPLGLTVIYSFALIMTSCIFFRAENLDTAFYIIGRILQGVPSEPFSFEIGYRVLFIPLLILMEYFTRNQDHPFVKLEAKTGRVARWAVYYLFIFFILRYAGPKEEFIYFQF, from the coding sequence TTGCTATTTAATTCATTCAGTTTTGGTCTGTTTCTTCCCATCGCCTTTTTGGTGTATTGGGCGGTAGGTAGGCAGCACATAAAGCGTCAGAATCTTGTCCTCTTAGTTGCCAGTTATATTTTTTACGGCATGTGGGATTGGCGTTTTCTCTCGCTGATCTTTGCTAGCTCCTTGGTAGACTTTTACGTTGGGATCTACCTCCCGAAGGCTAAAGATCAATTCCGCAAGAACAGCATCTTGGCCTTTAGTGTGCTCTGGAATCTAGGAGTGCTTTTTCTCTTTAAATATTACAACTTCTTCATTGCAGGCTTTTCGGAGCTCTTCGCCTTGAACACAGAAGACTACGTATTTAGCTCTTTGCGTGTTATCTTACCTGTTGGACTAAGCTTTTATACCTTTCAGACCTTGAGTTACAGTATAGATGTGTACCGCGGGCGTTTTAAGCCCAGCACCAACCTACTTAACTTTTTGTGCTTTGTTAGCTTTTTTCCGCAATTGGTAGCAGGACCTATAGAGCGTGCGCGCAATCTCTTGCCACAGTTCGACAAGGAGCGCAAGTTCGATCTGGAATTGGCCAAAGACGGGCTGCGTCAGATACTCTGGGGATTGTTTAAAAAGGTCGTCGTGGCAGATAATGCCGCTGTGGTGGTCAATACCATCTATGCCAGTCCTGAAGATCACGGGAGTTTATCGTTGCTTTATGCCTCTGCCCTGTTCTTTTTCCAGATATACTGCGATTTTGCCGGCTATTCCGACATTGCCATTGGAACGGCCAGGTTGTTCGGTTTTAGGCTGAGCAAGAACTTCAACATTCCGTATTTGTCACGTTCGGTTGCAGAGTTTTGGCAACGCTGGCACATTACACTGACCAAATGGTTTACAGACTATGTTTACGGGCCGCTTGCAAAGAACAGCAAGAATTATGTGGTTCGCACTGGGGCGCTCTTTGTGTCTATGGGACTCATTGGACTATGGCATGGTGCAAATTGGACCTTTATTGTCTTTGGATTGTTCCAAGCCTTAACCATTTCTATTGAGCGCATTCCAGTTAAAATTAAGGGCAAGGTGGTCAATATCAATTACTATCTCACCAAAATGCCTTTAGGGCTAACGGTGATCTACAGCTTTGCGCTGATCATGACCTCTTGTATCTTTTTTAGAGCTGAAAATCTCGACACCGCCTTTTATATCATCGGGCGTATTTTGCAGGGAGTTCCCTCAGAGCCCTTTTCCTTTGAGATCGGTTATCGGGTGCTCTTTATTCCACTGCTGATCTTAATGGAATACTTTACAAGAAATCAAGACCATCCGTTTGTAAAGCTAGAAGCCAAAACCGGGCGAGTAGCTCGATGGGCAGTATACTATCTGTTTATATTTTTTATATTACGCTATGCCGGACCAAAAGAAGAGTTCATATACTTCCAATTTTAG
- a CDS encoding sodium:alanine symporter family protein: MEVLDKIVADFASFVWGLPLLILLIGGGLYLLIRSRFLPFRYLGHAINVLRGKYDDPNDPGQINHFEALTTALSATVGMGNIAGVAVAIALGGPGAVFWMWVSAVVGMSTKFFTASLAILYRGKDSAGEVQGGPMYFIEEGLGKKWKFLAVFFSMAGMIGALPVFNVNQLTQAINDILLVPNNIEVGLQSNLIIGLILVGITTVVIVGQLSRISKTAAKLVPSMVLLYFVAVLYILGVNFDQVPKYLSLIITDAFSAELYSGEPLFGGLVGGLILLGIRRGAFSNEAGIGTAPMAHGAAKTSEPTREGLVAMLGPAIDTLIVCTLTALAILVTGVWETTDANGVSLTASAFESSLPGIGSYVLLICIAVFSISSLFSYSYYGSKCMSYLFGAHNKKYYNIFYIGSIILGATTSLSLMINLIDGVFALMAIPTMLATLIMAPRVLKEARRYFQQLKS; the protein is encoded by the coding sequence ATGGAAGTTCTCGATAAGATCGTTGCCGATTTTGCCTCATTTGTCTGGGGTTTACCGCTGTTAATATTACTTATTGGAGGCGGATTGTATTTATTGATCCGTTCGCGATTTCTTCCTTTTAGATATTTAGGTCATGCCATCAATGTACTCCGCGGAAAGTACGACGATCCAAACGATCCTGGGCAGATCAATCATTTCGAAGCCCTTACCACTGCGCTTTCGGCTACCGTGGGGATGGGAAATATAGCCGGAGTAGCAGTTGCCATTGCTCTGGGTGGCCCCGGAGCTGTTTTTTGGATGTGGGTCTCTGCCGTGGTGGGTATGTCTACCAAGTTCTTTACCGCATCTTTAGCGATTCTTTACCGCGGTAAGGACAGTGCAGGAGAGGTGCAAGGTGGCCCTATGTATTTTATAGAGGAAGGCTTGGGTAAAAAATGGAAGTTTCTGGCCGTTTTCTTTAGTATGGCCGGAATGATAGGAGCCTTACCTGTCTTTAATGTGAATCAGCTTACGCAGGCCATCAACGATATTCTTTTGGTGCCTAACAATATCGAGGTTGGTTTACAATCCAACCTTATCATAGGCCTTATTCTGGTAGGTATTACCACTGTGGTTATAGTTGGGCAGCTGTCGCGAATAAGTAAAACGGCTGCAAAATTGGTTCCGTCAATGGTGCTGCTGTACTTTGTAGCCGTGCTTTACATCTTAGGAGTGAATTTCGATCAGGTTCCCAAGTATTTGAGCCTTATAATTACAGACGCCTTTAGTGCCGAACTCTATTCTGGCGAACCGCTATTTGGAGGTTTGGTCGGAGGGCTTATCCTTTTGGGGATAAGACGCGGTGCCTTTTCTAACGAAGCCGGTATAGGTACAGCGCCTATGGCCCACGGAGCAGCAAAGACCAGCGAGCCAACTCGAGAAGGACTCGTTGCTATGTTAGGGCCAGCTATAGATACGCTTATTGTTTGTACGCTAACAGCGCTCGCTATTTTGGTCACCGGAGTTTGGGAAACCACAGATGCTAACGGAGTATCGCTTACAGCCTCGGCCTTTGAGTCTAGTTTGCCAGGTATAGGAAGCTATGTGTTGCTAATTTGTATAGCGGTATTTAGCATATCTTCTTTGTTCTCGTATTCCTACTACGGCAGTAAGTGTATGAGTTATCTCTTCGGAGCTCATAATAAAAAGTATTACAATATCTTCTACATAGGAAGTATTATTCTAGGCGCAACTACCTCGCTGAGTTTAATGATCAACTTGATAGATGGTGTTTTCGCGTTGATGGCCATACCGACTATGCTGGCAACGCTAATTATGGCGCCAAGGGTGCTTAAAGAAGCCCGTAGGTATTTTCAGCAATTGAAATCTTAA
- a CDS encoding acyloxyacyl hydrolase produces the protein MRHIGAILLLLLFSLAVHAQESQNNWRTNARILNPELLFGQTYESNSNFPDTGLQYQVVMNFGMDNANNPQQWAQRLKAPVTGLSIGLTNFGNRDSLGLAISVIPYIHFNIFKKEKLSALVGLGGSYHTEGFDAVNNPNNQATTTDLTWAFRTAFYYRFLQTQNSDWRVGINYAHHSNGHTRLLNQGYNSFLASLSVSFHEEEFEVLPAGSLPEYESSRLNYFSLRYGQGFNVLALAINDQRPVYTVAGEFGRVYNNTFKLGLGFAYRLYQHYYDYIRNNESLVQDGREFDYFKEDPWRYGSNFAITFNGEFLLNHIGLDLQLGLNLHKPGYQIDWRLNEGWDNTPREVPETWMLGEFNSKYQIKKLISSRLGLKYYLIGNEQAPKHNIFLGAHLSANLGQADFTEFSIGYVYQWKPNKSK, from the coding sequence ATGAGGCACATAGGGGCTATCCTACTTTTATTACTGTTCTCTCTGGCTGTACACGCCCAAGAATCCCAAAACAACTGGCGCACAAACGCTCGCATACTTAACCCAGAATTACTTTTTGGCCAAACCTATGAGTCTAACAGTAATTTCCCAGATACAGGGCTGCAATATCAAGTGGTAATGAATTTTGGAATGGACAATGCCAACAATCCGCAGCAATGGGCCCAGAGACTAAAAGCCCCCGTTACTGGTCTTTCAATAGGTTTAACCAACTTTGGTAACCGAGACAGTTTGGGCTTAGCCATTTCGGTGATACCCTACATACATTTCAATATTTTTAAAAAAGAAAAGCTTAGCGCCTTGGTAGGTCTGGGAGGTTCTTATCATACCGAAGGCTTTGACGCGGTCAACAATCCAAACAACCAAGCAACTACTACAGACCTCACCTGGGCTTTTAGAACAGCTTTCTACTACCGGTTTTTACAGACCCAAAACAGTGATTGGCGAGTGGGCATTAATTATGCACATCATTCTAACGGACATACGCGTCTGCTGAATCAGGGTTACAACTCGTTTTTAGCGAGTTTGTCTGTGTCTTTTCACGAAGAGGAATTTGAGGTTTTGCCAGCCGGTAGCTTACCGGAATATGAAAGCAGTCGACTTAATTATTTTAGCCTGCGCTACGGGCAAGGCTTTAATGTCTTGGCCTTGGCGATCAACGACCAAAGACCAGTATATACTGTCGCTGGCGAATTTGGACGGGTTTACAACAACACATTTAAATTGGGGCTTGGCTTTGCCTACAGATTGTATCAGCATTATTACGATTACATTAGAAACAATGAATCTCTGGTGCAAGACGGGCGCGAATTTGATTATTTTAAAGAAGACCCCTGGCGTTACGGCAGTAATTTTGCCATTACCTTTAATGGAGAGTTCCTGCTGAATCACATTGGGCTGGACTTGCAACTGGGTCTAAACCTCCACAAACCAGGATATCAAATAGACTGGCGCTTGAACGAAGGCTGGGACAACACCCCGCGAGAAGTGCCTGAAACTTGGATGTTGGGAGAGTTCAATTCTAAGTATCAGATAAAAAAACTAATCTCTTCGCGGCTTGGCCTCAAATACTATCTAATCGGGAATGAGCAAGCTCCAAAACACAATATATTCTTGGGAGCTCATTTGAGTGCTAATTTGGGGCAGGCAGATTTTACAGAATTCAGCATTGGCTATGTTTACCAATGGAAACCCAATAAATCCAAATAA
- a CDS encoding DUF1304 domain-containing protein: MDIAIKITVVLVALLHLYFMYFEMFAWESRGPKVFRGFKKELFKPTKSMAANQGLYNGFLAAGLIWSLFITDPLWATKVAHFFLACVLVAAIYGAATVSKKILYVQGVPALIGLILQVLKEYL; this comes from the coding sequence ATGGATATCGCAATAAAGATTACCGTAGTACTAGTAGCACTCTTACACCTCTATTTCATGTACTTTGAAATGTTTGCTTGGGAATCTCGCGGCCCAAAGGTATTCCGCGGATTTAAAAAGGAACTTTTCAAACCGACCAAAAGTATGGCAGCCAATCAGGGATTATATAATGGTTTTCTGGCAGCCGGTTTAATTTGGTCGCTTTTTATCACAGATCCGCTCTGGGCAACCAAAGTGGCTCATTTCTTTCTAGCTTGTGTCTTAGTTGCAGCGATTTATGGTGCTGCTACCGTGAGTAAGAAGATCCTTTACGTACAGGGAGTTCCTGCCTTGATTGGACTAATTCTGCAAGTCCTAAAGGAATATCTCTAA
- a CDS encoding phosphoribosylaminoimidazolesuccinocarboxamide synthase: protein MKGTLMSTDFNFPGQKQVYRGKVREVYTLDNDMLLMVATDRLSAFDVVMPKGIPYKGQILNQIATQMMRDTEDLVPNWLLATPDPNVAIGKACEPFKVEMVIRGYMSGHAAREYKAGKRLLCGVPMPEGMQENDKFPEPIITPATKAEKGDHDEDISREDIIKRGIVSEADYSVLEDYTRKLFQRGTELAAKRGLILVDTKYEFGKTKAGEIVLIDEIHTPDSSRYFYADGYQERQAKGEKQKQLSKEFVRQWLIANGFQGLEGQTVPYMSDEYIESVSERYIELFEHITGTSFKRADISNIEQRIETNVLNYLKA, encoded by the coding sequence ATGAAGGGAACACTGATGTCCACTGATTTTAACTTCCCTGGGCAAAAACAGGTTTACCGCGGGAAGGTAAGAGAGGTTTATACTTTAGATAACGATATGCTACTCATGGTAGCCACCGACAGATTAAGTGCTTTCGATGTTGTTATGCCTAAGGGGATTCCTTATAAAGGTCAGATCCTAAATCAGATTGCCACGCAAATGATGCGCGATACGGAGGATTTGGTGCCCAACTGGCTCCTAGCTACTCCAGACCCTAATGTAGCCATAGGAAAGGCTTGCGAGCCTTTTAAAGTGGAAATGGTAATTAGAGGATATATGAGTGGACACGCTGCGCGTGAATACAAAGCCGGTAAGCGTCTGCTCTGTGGTGTACCTATGCCAGAAGGCATGCAGGAGAACGATAAGTTTCCAGAGCCGATCATCACTCCGGCTACCAAGGCAGAGAAAGGCGATCACGACGAAGACATTTCCAGAGAAGATATCATAAAGCGCGGAATCGTATCCGAAGCAGATTACTCTGTGCTTGAAGATTATACCCGTAAGCTATTTCAACGCGGTACGGAACTCGCAGCCAAACGTGGTTTGATTCTGGTTGATACCAAATACGAATTTGGTAAGACCAAAGCAGGTGAGATCGTTCTTATAGACGAGATTCACACTCCGGATTCTTCGCGTTATTTTTATGCGGATGGATACCAAGAGCGTCAAGCCAAGGGGGAGAAGCAGAAACAGCTTTCCAAAGAATTCGTGCGACAATGGTTAATTGCCAACGGTTTTCAAGGCCTCGAAGGGCAGACAGTTCCTTACATGAGCGATGAATATATCGAGAGTGTTTCGGAGCGTTATATTGAACTTTTTGAACACATTACCGGGACTTCTTTTAAGCGTGCCGATATTTCCAACATTGAGCAACGCATAGAAACTAACGTACTCAACTACTTAAAGGCTTAG
- a CDS encoding PhoH family protein, with protein sequence MNELIIEITEINPRELFGQHNANIELLKKYFPKLKIVARGSKIKVYGDEELLEEFDMRFNMILEQFGKYNKLDENVIERVLTSASRADYETDQSSGEVIVHGVNGRLIKPQTVNQRKLVETMRKNDMVFAIGPAGTGKTYTGVALAVKALKDKEVRRIILTRPAVEAGENLGFLPGDLKEKLDPYMQPLYDALRDMIPAEKLASYIEKGVIQIAPMAFMRGRTLDNAFVILDEAQNTTHAQMKMFLTRMGKNAKFMITGDPGQIDLPRRVISGLKEALLVLKDINGVGIVHLDDKDVIRHRLVKKVIAAYNEIENRN encoded by the coding sequence TTGAACGAGCTCATTATTGAAATCACCGAGATCAATCCTCGGGAATTATTTGGCCAACACAACGCCAATATCGAACTGCTAAAAAAATACTTTCCAAAGTTAAAGATCGTAGCACGCGGCAGTAAAATCAAAGTTTACGGAGACGAAGAACTCTTGGAAGAGTTTGACATGAGATTCAACATGATTCTGGAGCAATTCGGCAAGTATAACAAGTTAGACGAGAACGTCATCGAGCGCGTATTGACCAGTGCAAGTCGTGCCGATTATGAGACCGATCAAAGCAGTGGTGAGGTTATCGTACACGGAGTAAACGGTAGGTTGATCAAACCGCAAACGGTCAACCAACGCAAGCTGGTCGAGACCATGCGCAAGAACGATATGGTATTTGCCATAGGTCCTGCCGGTACCGGTAAAACCTATACGGGAGTAGCCTTAGCGGTTAAAGCATTGAAAGATAAAGAGGTGCGTCGAATTATCCTGACACGTCCGGCAGTTGAGGCAGGAGAGAACCTCGGATTCTTACCGGGAGATCTTAAAGAAAAGCTCGATCCGTATATGCAGCCTTTATACGATGCGCTTCGCGATATGATCCCAGCGGAAAAATTGGCCTCTTACATAGAAAAAGGAGTTATTCAGATCGCTCCTATGGCCTTTATGCGTGGTCGAACCTTAGACAATGCTTTTGTCATTCTAGATGAAGCGCAGAATACCACCCATGCACAAATGAAAATGTTCTTAACCCGTATGGGTAAGAACGCCAAGTTCATGATTACCGGAGACCCAGGCCAAATTGACCTACCACGCCGTGTGATCTCCGGACTTAAAGAAGCTTTATTGGTACTTAAGGATATCAATGGAGTCGGTATAGTACATTTGGACGATAAGGATGTGATTCGTCACCGCTTGGTGAAAAAGGTTATCGCCGCTTATAACGAAATTGAAAATCGCAACTGA
- a CDS encoding S-adenosyl-l-methionine hydroxide adenosyltransferase family protein: MPIITLTTDFGEKDHFAGAVKGGIYSALEDVRIVDISHSISPFHISEAAYIIQNAYKSFPLGTIHIIGIDSELNPENKHIAVYLDGHYFVCADNGIISMITQEFRPEKMVEINIHDRLKSNFPVLDVFVEVACHIARGGTLDVIGKDIQQIKQLKGITPVINADASQIIGNVIYIDNYGNVITNINKTLFENTRKGRGFNISARTVRFNKVFERYSDAINFDVHPDRREEDGKKLAVWNSSGYLELAIYKSNPSTVGSASTLFGLGYRDTVTVKFI; encoded by the coding sequence ATGCCAATTATCACCTTAACAACTGATTTTGGAGAGAAAGATCACTTTGCAGGAGCGGTTAAAGGAGGCATCTACAGCGCTTTAGAAGATGTGCGTATTGTCGATATCTCCCACTCCATTTCGCCTTTCCACATCAGCGAAGCAGCCTACATCATTCAGAATGCCTACAAAAGCTTTCCGTTAGGTACTATACATATCATTGGAATAGATTCGGAGCTCAATCCCGAGAACAAGCATATCGCGGTATATTTGGACGGGCATTACTTTGTTTGCGCAGATAACGGTATCATCTCTATGATCACTCAAGAATTCCGTCCTGAGAAGATGGTAGAGATCAATATCCACGACAGACTCAAAAGCAATTTCCCTGTTTTAGATGTTTTTGTAGAAGTGGCTTGTCACATTGCTCGAGGAGGGACTTTAGATGTCATTGGAAAAGACATTCAACAGATCAAACAACTCAAGGGAATAACTCCTGTGATAAACGCAGACGCGAGCCAGATCATCGGTAACGTAATCTATATTGACAATTACGGCAATGTGATCACCAATATAAACAAGACGCTCTTTGAGAATACTCGAAAAGGGCGAGGTTTCAATATTTCGGCACGTACAGTAAGATTCAATAAGGTTTTTGAACGTTATAGCGACGCCATAAACTTTGATGTGCATCCAGACCGCCGCGAAGAGGATGGTAAGAAATTAGCCGTCTGGAACTCTTCTGGCTATCTGGAACTCGCCATTTACAAAAGCAACCCCAGTACCGTAGGTAGTGCGTCGACCCTCTTTGGGTTGGGCTATCGCGATACCGTAACCGTAAAATTCATATAA